Proteins from a single region of Aerococcus viridans:
- the lacC gene encoding tagatose-6-phosphate kinase, with protein MILTVTLNPSVDISYTIPDLRLDTTNRTDQVGKTAGGKGINVTRVIHDLNKAVTATGFIGGHLGEGIVSELNKNGIKTDFLSIEGDTRNCIAILHDGHQTEVLESGPTITDNENAAFLTHFKQAVDYADVITISGSLPKGLEEDYYVKLIQITNDLDKKTVLDTSKSNLSSVLESPFKPTVIKPNIEELSDLLGQKVSADPADLKAVLADELFSGIEWIVVSLGGDGAFAKHNNRFYKVNIPTIPVVNPVGSGDATVAGIAVALEDNLDDIHLLKQAMTTGMLNTMERITGHIDINHFDDLFDRVTIIEY; from the coding sequence TTTTGACTGTAACCTTAAACCCTTCCGTTGATATCTCATACACCATCCCCGACCTACGATTAGATACAACAAATAGAACTGACCAAGTGGGTAAGACAGCTGGTGGCAAAGGGATTAACGTGACTAGGGTCATTCATGATTTAAATAAAGCCGTCACCGCCACTGGTTTTATCGGTGGACATTTAGGTGAAGGCATTGTCTCGGAATTAAATAAAAACGGTATCAAAACAGATTTCTTATCTATCGAAGGTGACACCAGAAATTGTATTGCCATCTTACATGATGGCCATCAAACCGAAGTCTTAGAATCAGGCCCTACCATCACCGATAATGAAAATGCGGCCTTCTTAACTCACTTCAAACAAGCTGTTGACTATGCTGATGTCATTACCATTTCTGGGTCTTTACCCAAGGGTTTAGAAGAAGATTACTATGTAAAACTGATTCAAATTACCAATGATTTAGACAAGAAAACCGTGCTCGATACGTCCAAATCTAATCTTTCAAGTGTACTAGAAAGTCCATTTAAACCTACTGTAATCAAACCCAATATCGAGGAATTGTCCGATTTATTAGGTCAAAAAGTGAGTGCAGATCCAGCCGATTTAAAAGCTGTCTTAGCTGATGAATTATTTTCGGGGATTGAGTGGATTGTCGTGTCTTTAGGAGGCGACGGGGCTTTTGCTAAACATAACAACCGCTTTTATAAGGTAAATATACCAACCATTCCTGTTGTAAATCCTGTTGGTTCTGGTGATGCAACAGTTGCAGGGATTGCCGTGGCCTTAGAGGATAATTTAGATGATATTCACCTACTTAAACAAGCCATGACAACTGGTATGCTA